A stretch of the Vigna radiata var. radiata cultivar VC1973A chromosome 7, Vradiata_ver6, whole genome shotgun sequence genome encodes the following:
- the LOC106767149 gene encoding E3 ubiquitin-protein ligase CIP8: MADVTTYPGHHRHPDDDLIPFPYWDLDLDFDFDPEFHRNPFSLTDRENQVNFVMDLFHQRVEQSQLTDPLSNDAFFGVIDALDAIDLSFPSADDLLVERRLSVGSDSDESLYQSGNIDSVLGICTHSEEEYNVNDDVSNIPLCLDALQLEDNRGSYDDFEWEEVVDEREVLSMFGDTSVSVSVGIEEEAEEEVEFEMETNNLGWQVLLNANLEGTNSEPYFGDNEDFVYGAEYEMFSQLTDVAFVGQPPASVSAVRNLSAVVVSAADVENENVVCAVCKEEFRVGEEVKQLPCSHRYHGDCIVPWLGIRNTCPVCRFEFPTDDADYEQRKAHISVM, translated from the coding sequence atggCAGATGTAACCACCTACCCCGGCCACCACCGCCACCCCGACGATGACCTGATTCCTTTCCCTTATTGGGACTTAGatttagattttgattttgaccCCGAATTCCACCGCAACCCTTTCTCCCTCACCGACCGCGAGAACCAAGTCAATTTTGTAATGGATCTCTTTCACCAGCGCGTTGAGCAATCGCAACTCACCGATCCCCTCTCTAACGACGCCTTTTTCGGCGTTATCGACGCCCTAGACGCCATCGACCTTAGCTTCCCCTCCGCCGACGACTTACTTGTCGAACGTCGGCTCTCCGTCGGATCTGACTCCGACGAATCGCTCTACCAGTCTGGAAACATCGATAGCGTGTTAGGGATCTGCACTCACTCGGAGGAAGAGTACAACGTGAACGACGACGTTTCGAACATCCCTCTCTGCTTGGACGCGCTTCAATTGGAAGACAACAGAGGCAGTTATGATGATTTCGAGTGGGAGGAAGTGGTCGATGAGAGAGAAGTTCTGAGCATGTTCGGCGACACCTCCGTTTCCGTCTCCGTGGGAATCGAAGAGGAGGCAGAGGAGGAAGTAGAATTTGAAATGGAGACCAACAATTTGGGGTGGCAGGTTCTGTTGAACGCCAATTTGGAGGGAACGAATTCCGAGCCTTATTTCGGAGACAACGAGGATTTCGTGTACGGCGCGGAGTACGAGATGTTCAGCCAATTAACCGACGTCGCCTTCGTCGGGCAGCCTCCGGCGTCCGTCTCCGCCGTGAGGAACCTGTCGGCGGTGGTCGTGAGCGCTGCTGACGTGGAAAACGAAAACGTGGTTTGCGCGGTCTGTAAGGAGGAGTTTAGGGTTGGGGAAGAGGTGAAGCAGTTGCCGTGTTCGCATCGTTATCACGGGGACTGCATTGTGCCGTGGTTGGGGATAAGGAACACGTGTCCCGTTTGTCGCTTTGAGTTTCCCACTGATGATGCTGATTATGAGCAGAGGAAGGCACATATATCTGTTATGTGA